One region of Prinia subflava isolate CZ2003 ecotype Zambia chromosome 6, Cam_Psub_1.2, whole genome shotgun sequence genomic DNA includes:
- the B3GALT1 gene encoding beta-1,3-galactosyltransferase 1, producing MASKVSCLYILTVVCWASALWYLSITRPTSSYTGHRQVSSISIARKNVSFGNIRTRPINPHSFDFLINEPNKCEKNAPFLVILISTTHKEFDARQAIRETWGDENNFKGIKIATLFLLGKNADPVLNQMVEQESQIFHDIIVEDFIDSYHNLTLKTLMGMRWVATFCSKAKYVMKTDSDIFVNMDNLIYKLLKPNTKPRRRYFTGYVINGGPIRDVRSKWYMPRDLYPDSNYPPFCSGTGYIFSADVAELIYKTSLHTRLLHLEDVYVGLCLRKLGIHPFQNSGFNHWKMAYSLCRYRRVITVHQITPEEMHRIWNDMSSKKHLRC from the coding sequence ATGGCTTCAAAGGTCTCATGTTTATATATTTTGACAGTAGTTTGTTGGGCAAGCGCTCTCTGGTACTTAAGTATAACTCGTCCTACTTCTTCCTACACGGGCCACAGACAGGTCAGCAGCATATCCATAGccagaaaaaatgtttcctttggcAACATAAGAACTCGACCTATAAATCCACATTCCTTTGACTTCCTTATCAACGAACCCAACAAATGTGAGAAGAACGCCCCGTTCTTGGTCATTCTTATCAGTACAACTCACAAAGAGTTTGACGCGAGGCAAGCCATTCGAGAAACGTGGGGAgatgaaaacaattttaaaggaattaaaatCGCCACACTATTTCTTCTTGGGAAAAATGCAGATCCTGTGTTAAATCAAATGGTAGAGCAAGAAAGCCAAATTTTTCATGACATTATTGTGGAAGATTTTATCGACTCTTACCATAACCTCACTCTGAAAACGTTGATGGGGATGAGGTGGGTAGCAACATTTTGTTCAAAAGCAAAGTACGTTATGAAGACAGACAGTGATATTTTTGTAAATATGGACAATCTTATTTATAAGCTGCTCAAACCTAACACCAAGCCAAGGAGAAGGTACTTCACAGGTTATGTTATAAACGGAGGACCAATCAGAGATGTTCGCAGTAAGTGGTACATGCCCAGAGATTTGTATCCCGACAGCAATTACCCACCCTTCTGTTCAGGCACTGGCTACATTTTTTCAGCTGATGTAGCAGAACTGATTTACAAAACCTCCCTTCATACCAGACTTCTTCATCTAGAAGATGTGTACGTTGGACTCTGCCTTCGGAAGCTGGGCATTCACCCCTTCCAAAACAGTGGCTTCAATCACTGGAAAATGGCCTACAGCTTGTGCAGGTACCGCAGGGTGATCACGGTGCACCAGATAACACCAGAAGAAATGCACAGAATTTGGAATGACATGTCCAGCAAGAAACATCTTAGATGTTAA